The window AAACTTTACATGCTATTGTATTGGGCCATGGAAAAACCAAAACTTTAAGAAAAGCTATTTATGTGCAAAACAAAAGGATGGTTAAAAAAAGTAAGTTTGACATGGCAACTTTTGCCATGGAGTACGAATTTGCCATCACGCAACAAATGATAAAAATGCCATCACAAGTTAAAAATGATATCTAGAGGACAAAAAAAACAACACTAAGACATCATGCCTTGTTTCAGCGCCTAAAATGACAAAGGCCCTAACATTGTTCAAGGCAAATTAACGATAGAGAAAATTGTGGCGGACGTATATGACCATTATTACAAAAACAATTATCTTAAACTTGCCTTGGTTTTTAAGACACGCCTTTTTTCTTGTTCACTTGCCATGTCAAATTTACTGTGGTCCCAGGAAAAAAAATTGCAATTGGTCACCACTAGCACTGTTGGGAAGACCCCTCTggatgctttcccccttcgccGTTATCATGTACTACTGCGATAGATCACCACTAGCACTGCCGGGAAAACACGTCTGGATGTTtttccccttcgccggtatcgtatAGCTAGACCTCTTCGGATGTACCGCGATAGGTCGCCACTAGACCTcttcggatgttttcccccttctgaTTTACACTTGATGAAATTGTTGCATTGCTGTGTCATGATCATGCATATCATATatccatgccatgatcatgcatatcatattgttGCGTTGTTGTGTATTGAttgcctctccggtattgttcttctcgatactatgattcagtttttgcttattgaatgcattcgAATTGTTTTATCTTTATTCTGGATTAGTTAAGCTATGGACGATAGCGGCAGAGACGATCATGATCAAGAGGACATCATCTTTGACATGATATGATTCCGGTGAGGGAATTGAGGAAGAACCAAGAGACGAAGGGCACACAAACAATGATGGCGAAGGAAATGTTCTTCAATTAACAAAGTCTGGTGAGGTATATATATAAGGCCTCTAGTGATCATTACATGTATTAATTAATTTGTATATATATATTAAggaatctttcttctttcagccctccgaatcgagcaaatcttctacaaGGGAACGAGAGCTAGGCCAAAAGTTGCATGATggcataaagtacaacatcgatcatGTCAAAGAAGATGGCGAACCGATTGCTCCTACACACAATGCCCGCAAAATATAGGTGAATTCAGAGTTATTGTTAAGGACAACATCCCGATCACCGTTCAAGAACGGAATAAGCCAAAGGAAGGTCGAGGAGTTAGTTTTGTCTGACAAAAGATCAAAAAATGTGCTTTGGGATACGCTCATCTCACATTTCAACCTACCAGAGGGTTTCATAGATAGCGATGGTTGAAAGTCACGCAGTTTTCTCTTAAGAAGATGGAGACACAATTCTAGACGTGGAAGAAAAGATTATGGGCCGACTACGTGAAGGCAgaaaagaagactccagaattcactggAGCACTAGATAAGGTAAAAGAACACTGGGAATTATTTGTGCAGTTCAAGGAATCGGAAGCACCTGGAACGGTCGAGAAAATAAATAAGATAAATGCTGACAAAAAAATTCACCATGttttggggccaggtggctacaagACTGGCCTGCCTGAGTGGGAAGAATCTGAGGCCAAGATGATTGCTGCAGGGGTCACTCAAAAAACAGTGGGTTGGCAAGACAGGTCCAGGACTTGGTTTTATGTGCATGGGGGGAAGTTAGACCCAAAGACAGGGGAGATTATTGAACAGGCAAGTCTTGAAGAAACCTTAGACACTTTAATTCAAGCAATAGAAGAGGCTCAAACGGGGGCGTTCCACCCCGagagagagaacgatgagcttacacacgcctcgggaatcctgaacatccGGGGTGAACACGAGGCAAAGTTGTTGTTCCGTGGGTTGAGGGGTTTGCGGAGTGGAACGACACTTACAGAAGTCGTGCGAGAAAGAAGAAGCAGGATGTAGACCGGCTTCAAAAGGTAGAATCAAAGAATGCAGACGCATTTTAATGCGGCGGCAGGAGCAGATCGACACAATTAGCCAGCAAAGGGTGTCTCAGCAGCAGGAGCAAGCAGTTCTTGCATTCGATAGTACTGTCACATCTATGCCAAAAAGTAGCGTGGGTTCCACGGGGGTCCCGGCCAATGATGCACTGCTGGCTCGCTACCCCATGGATGATATCAAGGAGACGACAAGTTGTGATCTACACATGAAACTTAAgagcatatccatgaaggtggcggatggcTTTGCTTTATCGAATGCACCTGAAGCAACCATCCATGGCAATCTGATTCCAGCTAGCTATGCTCGTGTCCGGGTGGATGAAGTTCCGTCGGGATATGACTCACTAGAGGTTGACTTTCCTGGAGGTCAAAGGGAGCAGACACTGGAAGAAGTCATACATGGTCTCACTGTATGGAGAAAGGAATGCATCGTTTTTCCAAACTCGGCGCCAAGGCCGCCGACTCCACCCCACCTCGAGACGGAGCGCAACGCGAGTCCGCCATACCGATCTCCACCGCGTCGGTCGATTCCACCCCACCCTGAGGCGGAGCCCAACGCGAGTCCGCAATATCGATCTCTGTCGCGTCAGCCGACTAGAAACCCTATCCTCCTGCCAAAAAGAAGTTAGCTTACAAGATGACTGAGGAGGAAACTTGACCGACAGTGGATTCCGAAGTGaaggcccattttgcaccgaaactgtCCCCGCCACCAAAGGAGAAAATACCTGAGAAAACCGTACAACACTTTGTGGACCCTCTAGAGCGACCCCCGGCACATTTACAGAATAGGCTAGCAGACGATGATGAATGATGTATTAACAAGTCATATCATGAACAAAAGAAACAGTCGTCGAAAAGTACAAGTAGTAATAAAAGTGGGGAATCGGTTCCCCAGCTCAGAGAACAGGCAGTGCAATCgacccccccgctcaaggtgccaacCGATAAGGCTCAAGAATTTGGTATCAGTATTTATGAACTCCTAGGCGCCGATGAAGTGCCCATGGCTAAATTAGCATGGAAATATGTCTCCGGTTACCTCCCGCATATACCAACAcaaatgcgaagattgcatgattgctaCATGCGAGAAGTAAAGAACTGGCGATGGATTCTCATGGTGAATGTAAAGAAAGAGCTTTACATTTATGAAACCGAGATGATGTTTGAGCTTTCAGAAATCTTGAAAACTACCTTGGATCATATGTTGTCCTTCCAATATGAAAATAAGATAATTTGTTACCCCAAAAAATAAGTTCAAAAGTTTTGCTACTCCAAATACATGATAGTTTTCTTCGAGTCGTAAATCCATAAAACGTAATTATCTATGCAGATCATTTTTTCTAGATAAAAATTGTTGGTGACAAGATAGATATCATGGAAAAAGTAAGGTAGGAAGGTAACATATCAATACTCAAACTTTATGTGTAAATTCAAAatgtagccgcgcaaatgcgcgggtcacccaGGTAGTTACAAATAAAAAAACGCCAGCATCCACCATTAAGAAGATCGCCTAtcactttgaatgttctttgaccgAGACATGTGAACATTCAAATTGATAGTCTATCACCTTAATAAGAATGTAATGAATACCGAAGCTTACAGCGTCTGGACTATCCCACTACTTAAACAGGTTATGTTGCTTGTCTCTAGGCGAAGTGGCGCTAAAGTTTGATCATAGCCTTATCTTTACCGAGAGCACTATTTAAACAAGTTATGTTGCTTGTCTCTAGGCCAGGTGGGGCTATTTGTGAACCGAGGCAAAAGCCAGTATTTTGGGGCGTGCAATAAATCGATGACGGATCGTTCGGGCGTTACGAGCGATCAGTTTGAGTAGGCCACAAACTAGTAATACTACCACACAAGCTGGTAGTTGGTTGGTAGGCCGTTGATGGGTGATACAGCGGCTTGTGTCGTCGGACATGGCGCCGACCGACACGCACTATCTCATTAGCACACGCAGCAACAAGTGAGCCACACGTCCACACGCGGGGGGAGAGGGACGGCGAGCGCGGATGGGCGCAGAGGCTCTGCTGCGGCAGCAGGAGCCATGGTTCGTCTCGCTGGTCATTCTTGGCGCCCTCTACGTCGCCGCCTTCGCGTGCCGCCTCCTACACATCTCCGGCATCGCGCTCTGCCTGCGCGGGCACAAGGACCTTCGCCGCCGCTACGGGGCGTGGGCCGTCGTCACCGGCCCGACATCCGGCATCGGCCGCTCCATGTCGCTGGAGCTCGCGCGGTGCGGCCTCAACCTCATCATCGTCGGCCGCGACACCGCCAAGCTCCAGGACATCGCCGTAACCGTCTCCAAAACCCACGGAGTGCTAACCAAGACCGTGCAGTTTGACTTCTCCCTCGTCTCCACTCCTCAAGGTGAAGCAAGCAGCACGTACGCAGCACTCCTCAAGGAACTACCGTACGTGGTACGTGCTGTAGCTATACTGATCGATCGTGTTTCGGCAGGGGAAAAGGCGATGGGGCGGCTCCGGCAGGCGGTGGATGGGCTGGAGGTGGGAGTGCTGGTGAACAACGCAGGCGTGGCGACGCCGGACGCGACGTACCTCCACGAGGCCGACGCGGAGGCCTGGGTGAGGATGCTTCGGGTGAACCTGTTGGCTGTGACGGAGGTAACGGCGGCCGTGCTGCCAGgcatggtggagcgggggaggggcgCCGTAGTCAACATCGGCTCCGGCGCCGCAGAGGCGTTGCCGTCCTACCCACTCTACTCCGTCTATGCCGCCACCAAGCGGTATGTTGCTCAGTTGTCCAGGAGCCTATACGTTGAGTATAGGGTCAAGGGAATCGATGTGCAGTGTCAGGCACCGCTGTATGTGGACACGAAGATGGTGACAAACATGGTGACGCGGGGAGGGCTCCTGTCCTGGCTGATCTTTCCGACGTCGGACGCGTACGCCGGCGCTGCGGCGCGCTGGATCGGGCACCGCCGCCCGGTCTGCATGCCCAACCTCGGCCACCGGCTGCAGTGGTGCCTCTCCCACTTCGTCCCGGACCGCGTCCTCGCCGCGCACCGCCTACGCGAGAacctccggcagcgggacgtcttccagCAGCTCAGGTCATCATCAGGCCAGAGCACCGTCGGACGTCGTTAGCGGCGACCTGACCCGCCAGCAAAGTTTGTTGGCAGGAGTAGCACATGGTTTTGTTGACTTGGCATTTATTATTATGTGACGTATATCTTTCACAAATATTTTGAATTCTTCTTATCTATGGCCGGCGATCTGGACAACAATGAAATAATGTACTTTGTGGGACAACAGAAAAAGACGGGCAGGAAAATAAAGTAAAGTGAGATTTTATATTGAGGTAAACTTTATTTGAAGGAATATTGAGGATTTGAGGTAATTTCTATCACGATTCGTTGGGGAGAGCCTACGGCCCAATATCTCTTAGCTATCCCAAAACAATCAAAaactccagaaaaaaaatcagaatttgctGGTAGTTgatcctgcgccttcttcctcctcatccacGCATCGCTCCACTCCACCACCCCCTTCTCTTATCGTCGGTCCCAACCACCCATGGCTGACGGTGCCAACGCGCTCGGCCTCACCTACTACTGCCTCCGTCCGGTTTTATTAAGGCCCGTCAATAGTACGCAATTAATTTCTCTTGATTATCTCCATTGCATGCACAGAGGATTGGTTACACATCCACGTGATTAGTTACATGCACCATGTAATTACTATCGGCCAGCAGTAGATGTGGGCGTTATTGGAACAAGAAAAGGCAAAACGCGCCACCGGCTGCATGCCTTAACTAGGCGCTGCTCTGGTTGTCCATTGCATGCTTCAAATAATGTGTTGTTAGTGTTAAATTACGCGCCATCAACATCAATTTCTTTCCTTAGTGCCTGAGATTTTGCTGGCAGGCCTAACAAACCTGCACGGAGGAAGTACCGGTGTTCGGAAACCAACATTAATGGCGCTGAGGCCAGACGCCGCTAGCCCGATGCCGATGCGGCTTTACCAGCGGCGTTGAACATATCAACGCCGGTAATGCTAGCCTCTAGCGTTGGAAGGGGACGTCACTAAAACATCAGCTACTAGCAGTGATGAAATTATGGGACCCCTCCACTTAAGTAAAATTTGACAACCAAAATCCAGCACAAGATGCACCATCATTCAGCTGTCACCTGCATAGACAACCATCTGCATGTATTCTTGAACGATAAAATCTCCTTGTTCCACTATGAACAGAGCAAAAGAAGAGACACACCTGATGGAGctgccgccgcctcgtcgccgccaTCCATGAACCCTCATGCCGCCCATCTGAAGAATcagcacacacaacacacacacacacacacacacacacacacacacgcacgcacgcacgcacgcacgcacgcacgcacacacacacacacacacacacgatgtCTCAACTCGGCCGCCATCACTGCCCCGCCTGcaccatccatgaaccctaacTTCAGATCGGCACACACACGATGTCATCAACTCCGAGACGCCGCCATGAAGAGCACAAGCGATGTGGGAGTGGAGCCGAGGCAGGTTTATTCATCCGGACGCCGCTCCCACCATCCTAACGGTGCACGACTGACCTATAAATCTAAACCTTGATGTGGTGAATAAAAGTTATGTAAAACTTTGTAAGTTGTTCGCAGGTGCAGTATTATTTCTTTGAAATTGCAAAATAATAACTAGTACTAGTATATAGGTACCACTTGGGCCCAGCCCATTAGTAGAACCTAAAGCGCAGCTGCAGCTTGCACCACACACGATCAAAACATTCTTtcactcatgtactccctccgatcctttttacTCTGTATATAAAAATTGTCTGAagccaaacttcgtaaagtttgatcatatttatatgaaaacaaattaacatctacaatgctaaatttatacaatatgaaaattaatGTCAAGACACATCTAATATTGTTGATTTCACATTttgaatgttggtattttttctataaacttggtaaaaGTTTACGTTTTGACTTAAAACAAATCTTAGTATGTTACTATCTCCATTGCAGATCCCAAGTCTGCAACTGACAACCGCCCACAGCGATGACCGCGGCatgtcccactagtagaaaaacccctattagtcccggttggtgagtgccttttgtcccggttcttgaaccgggactaaagggtcgttactaatgccctagacctttagtcccgattctagcacgaaccgggacagatgggcctccacgtggccggtgcgccgagcccaggcaggagggcctttggtcccggttggtggcaccaaccgggaccaaaaggcatccacgcgtcagcatttcagtggctggggtttttgtttttcttttttgaaagggagggggggtttgggggttttggggggttaatttagatgtttcatatattgtgttagctacctaattaatagagagaagtgtcctctcttatgtccgtgcttggtcaacgctacgtaatgtacatagagaggccctcgacacgctagctagtaagaaaatgaaggaaaccattaagtacagaagttcatcatgcatactgagagaagtgatcgatcgacctctccttctccgaaagattggtcgaacaacaagttttcgtattatctatctgagctactggctacatacatatagaatatgtaagatctcttacaatcccctagcatttgaaatcaacttcc is drawn from Triticum dicoccoides isolate Atlit2015 ecotype Zavitan chromosome 4A, WEW_v2.0, whole genome shotgun sequence and contains these coding sequences:
- the LOC119289674 gene encoding very-long-chain 3-oxoacyl-CoA reductase-like protein At1g24470; protein product: MGAEALLRQQEPWFVSLVILGALYVAAFACRLLHISGIALCLRGHKDLRRRYGAWAVVTGPTSGIGRSMSLELARCGLNLIIVGRDTAKLQDIAVTVSKTHGVLTKTVQFDFSLVSTPQGEKAMGRLRQAVDGLEVGVLVNNAGVATPDATYLHEADAEAWVRMLRVNLLAVTEVTAAVLPGMVERGRGAVVNIGSGAAEALPSYPLYSVYAATKRYVAQLSRSLYVEYRVKGIDVQCQAPLYVDTKMVTNMVTRGGLLSWLIFPTSDAYAGAAARWIGHRRPVCMPNLGHRLQWCLSHFVPDRVLAAHRLRENLRQRDVFQQLRSSSGQSTVGRR